In Aequorivita sp. H23M31, a single window of DNA contains:
- a CDS encoding polysaccharide biosynthesis protein, with the protein MRRGKTIQRFFNKRYGLFRRFVLDQRFLPRWVVLSIDLAICVFSYTVSVFLLADTSLQSNDVFSFFQRAVILVSIHLICFVLFRSYSGIIRHSTFTDVYRLAMATVAMFLISMIGNSAYKSFGSHEIFSWMDLLLYAILSFIFLVALRVSVKESYRFLKATAAQSSSKKRLIIFGVSDKSIGLAQSLISDPTAPYQPVAFLSMSEKRNNFKIMNLPVLNCCDDIEDDLRDIRVNFNVEGVLLVGDMLSVVEKNQIMEHAFSVGMEVYSTSLPERWEKHSDMEFKIAPLQIEDLLERHVIETDIKLISEDLRGKNILVTGGAGSIGSELVRQIAELEPKRLIVLDNAESPLHGIDLYLKNNHPQLNYQVYLADVTNKDRMKGIFDKYRFEIVYHAAAYKHVPMIERHPREGIRANIIGTRTLADLAIKYGCERFVMISTDKAVNPSNVMGASKRAAEMYVQALQKRPNVKTKFITTRFGNVLGSNGSVIPFFKEQIKRGGPVTVTHKDITRYFMTIKEACQLVLQAGTMGHGGEIFVFDMGKPVKILDMAERMIKLSGLRPYVDIPIEIVGLREGEKLYEELLIDGETTLPTFHPKIMVGRVMDHDYDEICSSLDELEKLANSIGKKKFIIQKLKCLIPEYVSQNSEFSQLDEHS; encoded by the coding sequence ATGCGGCGAGGCAAAACCATTCAAAGATTTTTTAATAAAAGATATGGTCTTTTCAGGAGGTTCGTTCTCGATCAACGATTCCTTCCAAGGTGGGTTGTTCTTTCTATTGATCTGGCAATTTGCGTTTTTTCCTACACGGTTTCTGTCTTTCTTTTGGCCGATACTTCGCTACAGTCAAACGATGTATTTAGCTTTTTTCAAAGGGCGGTTATTTTAGTTTCTATCCATCTTATTTGTTTCGTACTCTTCCGCTCCTACTCGGGGATTATCAGACATAGTACCTTTACCGATGTTTATAGGTTAGCGATGGCTACCGTTGCCATGTTTTTAATATCCATGATCGGAAACAGCGCGTATAAATCCTTTGGTTCCCACGAAATATTTTCTTGGATGGATCTACTGCTTTATGCGATTTTGTCCTTTATCTTCCTAGTTGCATTGCGAGTGTCGGTAAAGGAATCCTATCGTTTTTTGAAAGCTACGGCAGCCCAGAGTTCCTCCAAGAAAAGATTGATAATCTTTGGTGTAAGCGATAAGAGTATTGGATTGGCCCAATCATTAATAAGTGATCCTACCGCGCCCTACCAACCAGTGGCATTTTTGTCAATGAGCGAAAAAAGGAACAACTTTAAGATTATGAATCTACCTGTACTCAACTGTTGTGATGACATTGAGGATGACCTTCGGGATATTCGGGTAAATTTCAATGTTGAAGGGGTATTATTGGTAGGTGACATGCTTTCCGTGGTTGAGAAAAATCAAATTATGGAGCATGCCTTTTCGGTAGGAATGGAGGTGTATAGCACTTCGCTACCTGAAAGATGGGAAAAACATTCCGATATGGAATTTAAAATTGCTCCCCTGCAAATTGAAGATTTGTTGGAGCGGCACGTGATTGAAACGGACATCAAATTGATTTCGGAAGATCTGCGGGGCAAAAACATTTTGGTCACCGGTGGGGCCGGAAGTATAGGAAGCGAGCTTGTCCGCCAAATAGCCGAACTGGAACCCAAAAGATTGATAGTTCTGGATAACGCAGAAAGTCCCTTGCACGGGATAGATCTTTATCTCAAAAACAATCACCCGCAATTAAATTACCAGGTGTATTTGGCCGATGTGACCAATAAGGACCGAATGAAGGGTATTTTTGATAAATACCGTTTTGAGATTGTTTATCACGCCGCAGCCTACAAACATGTGCCAATGATAGAAAGACATCCGCGTGAAGGTATTCGGGCCAATATAATCGGAACCCGTACTCTAGCTGATCTTGCTATCAAATACGGTTGCGAACGATTTGTTATGATCTCGACGGATAAGGCGGTAAACCCCAGTAACGTAATGGGTGCCTCTAAGAGAGCTGCCGAAATGTATGTTCAGGCCCTCCAGAAAAGACCGAATGTGAAAACAAAATTTATAACCACCCGTTTTGGAAACGTTTTGGGAAGCAATGGGTCGGTAATTCCTTTCTTTAAGGAACAAATTAAAAGAGGCGGTCCGGTTACCGTTACCCACAAAGACATTACACGGTATTTTATGACCATCAAAGAGGCGTGTCAATTGGTATTGCAAGCTGGAACAATGGGCCATGGAGGTGAGATTTTTGTTTTCGACATGGGTAAACCGGTCAAGATTTTGGATATGGCCGAAAGAATGATCAAGCTTTCGGGGTTAAGGCCATACGTGGACATACCAATAGAAATCGTCGGTTTAAGAGAAGGTGAAAAATTATATGAGGAATTGTTGATTGATGGAGAGACCACTCTTCCAACCTTTCACCCAAAAATTATGGTGGGCAGGGTAATGGACCACGATTACGATGAAATTTGCAGCTCTTTGGACGAACTTGAAAAATTAGCGAATAGTATTGGGAAAAAGAAGTTTATAATTCAAAAGCTAAAATGTCTTATTCCCGAATATGTAAGCCAAAATTCAGAATTTTCGCAACTTGATGAACATTCCTGA
- a CDS encoding DegT/DnrJ/EryC1/StrS family aminotransferase, whose protein sequence is MNEKIYLSSPHMGGSEQDYVQEAFASNWIAPLGPNVSGFELAIESYLGEESHVAALSSGTAAIHLALILLGVGRGDEVICQSLTFSASANPIVYLGATPVFVDSESETWNISPHYLEEAIKSRTAKGKKPKAIVAVHLYGMPYKAEEIREIADKYGIPIVEDSAEALGSTYKERKCGTFGDISILSFNGNKIITTSGGGALVSRNPQHKSKAVFLATQARDEAPHYQHSHIGYNYRLSNVCAGIGRGQMEILDDHVALRRKMNQFYKGIFNPIDGIDVFSEPNPEFFSNHWLSCIIFNNPDNNINPDGLREALLSENIESRPIWKPMHLQPVFKDAPYYGDGTSESIFKNGLCLPSGSNLTEIERERIEKSILAYFNS, encoded by the coding sequence ATGAATGAAAAGATTTACCTCTCATCGCCTCATATGGGCGGAAGCGAACAAGATTATGTCCAGGAAGCATTTGCATCCAATTGGATTGCACCATTAGGACCTAATGTAAGCGGATTTGAGCTCGCCATAGAATCCTATTTGGGAGAAGAAAGTCACGTCGCTGCACTTAGCTCGGGTACGGCTGCTATCCATTTAGCATTAATATTACTTGGCGTAGGTCGGGGTGATGAAGTAATATGCCAGAGTTTAACATTTTCTGCATCTGCTAATCCAATTGTTTATCTTGGAGCGACTCCAGTTTTTGTTGATAGTGAATCCGAAACCTGGAATATAAGTCCACATTATCTTGAAGAGGCTATAAAATCTAGAACAGCTAAAGGGAAAAAGCCAAAAGCCATTGTTGCCGTTCATCTTTATGGAATGCCATATAAGGCAGAAGAAATACGGGAGATAGCCGATAAATACGGAATTCCGATAGTAGAAGATAGTGCCGAAGCCCTAGGAAGTACTTATAAGGAAAGAAAATGCGGTACATTTGGTGATATTTCTATCCTTTCATTCAATGGCAACAAAATCATTACCACATCCGGTGGAGGTGCATTAGTTTCCAGAAATCCCCAACATAAATCCAAAGCTGTTTTTTTAGCAACCCAAGCGCGCGATGAAGCGCCTCATTATCAACATAGTCATATTGGGTATAACTATAGGTTGAGCAATGTATGTGCTGGTATTGGAAGAGGACAGATGGAGATACTCGATGATCATGTAGCATTACGTCGAAAAATGAATCAATTTTATAAAGGTATTTTTAATCCCATAGATGGAATTGATGTTTTTAGTGAACCAAACCCTGAGTTTTTTAGTAATCATTGGCTTAGTTGTATTATATTTAATAATCCGGATAACAATATTAACCCTGATGGTTTAAGGGAGGCACTTTTAAGCGAAAACATAGAATCCAGACCGATATGGAAACCGATGCATCTGCAACCTGTTTTTAAGGATGCACCTTATTATGGCGATGGAACCAGTGAATCAATTTTTAAAAACGGACTCTGTCTTCCGTCGGGAAGTAATTTAACCGAAATTGAGCGGGAACGCATAGAGAAATCTATTTTGGCTTATTTTAATTCATAA
- a CDS encoding sugar transferase has protein sequence MLSFLLLFLFGWLILLLVLFSFLDTGKGLFLQTRIGQYGKPFQIFKIRTMHAQTDQISKYGRFLRRSKMDELPQLFNIFVGQMSFVGPRPDILGYYDQLQGEDRKILELKPGLCSWTALKYIDEDALLQLQADPLKYNDEVIFPDKVKMNLDYYYNRSFWEDLKIMWATALRIIH, from the coding sequence TTGCTTTCGTTTCTTTTACTGTTCCTTTTTGGGTGGCTTATCCTTTTATTGGTACTCTTCTCTTTTCTGGATACGGGTAAAGGACTTTTTCTTCAAACCCGAATTGGTCAATATGGAAAACCATTTCAGATTTTTAAAATCCGCACTATGCATGCTCAAACCGACCAGATTAGCAAGTACGGGAGATTTTTGCGCAGATCCAAGATGGATGAACTGCCCCAACTATTTAATATATTCGTTGGTCAAATGAGTTTTGTGGGTCCCCGACCAGATATTTTAGGATATTACGACCAATTGCAGGGAGAGGATCGCAAGATTTTGGAATTAAAGCCCGGACTTTGCAGTTGGACCGCGTTGAAATATATTGATGAAGATGCGCTACTTCAACTTCAGGCAGATCCGTTGAAATATAATGACGAGGTTATTTTTCCCGACAAGGTGAAAATGAACCTTGATTATTATTATAACCGCTCATTTTGGGAGGACCTCAAAATTATGTGGGCAACCGCTCTTCGCATTATCCATTGA
- a CDS encoding WbqC family protein gives MKTILLHPSYFPSIEQMAAAAQTENIVWEMEDNYQKQTYRNRAYIAHSNGILLLNIPIKHTRDGKRQKTKEVIVENDFPWQEQHWKSLQSAYRTSPFFEYYEDDLEHPFKEPVTSLMAHNLKTYKILAELIGLEAKTSKTMVYEVNPEFEDMRYLINSKRKTNFETEPYTQVFQENHGFLSNLSVLDLLFNEGPNALGYLESQKLKF, from the coding sequence ATGAAAACTATCCTTCTCCATCCTTCTTATTTTCCTTCCATTGAACAAATGGCCGCTGCAGCCCAGACAGAAAATATTGTCTGGGAAATGGAGGACAACTACCAAAAGCAGACCTACAGAAATAGGGCCTATATCGCCCATAGCAATGGTATCCTATTATTGAATATTCCCATAAAACACACAAGAGATGGGAAACGTCAAAAAACAAAAGAAGTGATAGTGGAGAATGACTTTCCTTGGCAAGAGCAACACTGGAAAAGTTTACAGAGTGCCTATCGTACTTCCCCTTTTTTTGAATATTATGAGGATGACCTGGAGCATCCTTTTAAAGAACCTGTAACCAGTCTAATGGCCCATAATCTAAAAACATATAAAATCTTAGCTGAACTTATCGGCTTGGAAGCCAAAACTTCAAAAACTATGGTATATGAGGTAAATCCCGAGTTTGAGGATATGCGATATTTAATCAACTCTAAAAGAAAGACCAATTTTGAAACAGAACCCTATACCCAGGTTTTTCAGGAAAACCATGGGTTCCTATCCAACCTTTCCGTATTGGACCTTTTATTTAATGAAGGTCCAAATGCACTAGGATATCTGGAAAGTCAAAAATTAAAATTCTGA
- a CDS encoding endonuclease/exonuclease/phosphatase family protein: MGRFFNTIMYLANLLMAFLLLLSFILPYLPPSRFPTISMLSLLVPFLILINIIFALYWAFQLRRRFFISAFVIVASYFYFNAFYKISAEGNPADYKNTLTVMSYNVRLFNSYEKKPLENGSKTMKAYFEAENPDVVCFQEYYKPNKVDFSAYPYRYEHFKTPKSKLGNAIFSKYPLINKGAFDFKDTGNNTIYADVIKGKDTLRIYSAHLQSIGILPEVQFLQDTDNSWLRKKFTNAFAKQQNQINSIQNHKAKSKYPVIICGDFNNTPFSYTYRTMKGDMKDAFRERGNGLGTTFLFDRFPLRIDYILVSENLDVISFKTLKNTFSDHYAIRTTLGW; the protein is encoded by the coding sequence ATGGGCAGGTTTTTTAATACTATTATGTATTTGGCCAATTTGTTAATGGCCTTTTTGCTTTTATTATCCTTTATTCTTCCCTATCTGCCACCCAGCCGATTTCCCACAATCTCAATGCTCAGCTTGTTGGTTCCTTTCCTTATCCTGATAAACATCATTTTTGCCCTATATTGGGCTTTTCAGCTCCGACGAAGGTTTTTTATATCGGCTTTCGTAATCGTGGCTTCCTACTTTTATTTTAATGCATTTTATAAAATTTCTGCTGAAGGAAATCCGGCTGATTACAAAAACACATTAACTGTTATGTCATATAACGTCCGTCTTTTTAATAGCTACGAAAAGAAGCCTTTAGAAAACGGATCCAAAACTATGAAGGCGTATTTTGAGGCAGAAAATCCGGATGTTGTCTGTTTTCAGGAATATTACAAACCCAATAAGGTGGATTTTTCTGCCTATCCTTATCGATATGAGCATTTTAAAACTCCCAAATCGAAATTGGGCAATGCCATATTCTCGAAGTATCCATTGATAAATAAAGGAGCGTTCGACTTTAAGGATACAGGAAATAATACCATTTATGCGGATGTTATAAAAGGGAAAGACACTCTCCGCATATACAGTGCGCATTTACAATCCATCGGTATTTTACCCGAAGTTCAGTTTTTGCAGGACACCGATAATAGTTGGCTTCGCAAAAAATTTACAAATGCTTTTGCTAAACAACAGAACCAAATAAACAGTATCCAGAACCATAAAGCCAAGTCCAAATACCCGGTGATTATTTGTGGCGATTTCAATAATACTCCTTTTTCATATACTTACCGTACTATGAAAGGTGATATGAAAGATGCTTTTAGGGAAAGAGGTAATGGATTGGGGACTACGTTCTTATTTGACCGGTTTCCGTTGCGTATAGATTATATCCTGGTTTCGGAAAATCTGGATGTAATTTCTTTTAAAACCCTTAAAAATACTTTTTCAGATCACTATGCCATACGCACTACATTAGGGTGGTAA
- a CDS encoding rhomboid family intramembrane serine protease, translating to MAITNLSYKYKMSSIVVKLIVINTIAFLVVSLGSFIFRMNPGYFSRWFVLSDDLDTLLFRPWTLITYGFLHFGFFHILFNMIWLYWFGQFVLNLFTGKRLLTVYLLGALFGGLLFVLSYNFFPVFDDHKGYLIGASGAVTAIMIFIATYTPNTEFRIFSFTIKLWHIALFLFLLDLVRIPTSGNAGGLMAHVGGGVFGYFYAVQLAKGNDIGKWFENFMDWIANLFKPRTKKPFRKVHRTRHTSSKPAKNQDQKSDYQKKVDSILDKISQSGYESLTKAEKDFLFKAGKDD from the coding sequence ATGGCTATAACGAATCTTTCATATAAATATAAAATGTCCAGTATTGTGGTCAAGTTGATAGTTATAAATACTATAGCATTCTTGGTCGTTAGTTTGGGTTCTTTTATATTTAGGATGAATCCTGGTTATTTCTCTCGTTGGTTTGTATTGAGTGATGACTTGGATACACTTTTATTTCGGCCTTGGACATTGATAACATATGGATTTCTGCATTTTGGGTTTTTCCATATTCTCTTTAATATGATTTGGCTGTACTGGTTTGGCCAATTTGTTTTGAATCTTTTTACTGGCAAGCGATTGCTTACAGTCTATTTGCTCGGGGCTCTTTTTGGGGGACTTCTCTTTGTTCTTTCCTATAATTTCTTTCCAGTTTTTGATGACCATAAAGGATATTTAATTGGAGCATCTGGCGCCGTTACTGCAATTATGATATTTATAGCCACCTATACTCCCAATACCGAATTTCGAATTTTTTCCTTTACCATAAAACTCTGGCATATTGCTTTGTTTCTATTTCTTCTCGATCTCGTTCGCATTCCCACCTCTGGTAATGCCGGAGGATTAATGGCCCACGTGGGTGGGGGAGTTTTTGGTTATTTTTATGCCGTACAATTGGCCAAGGGAAACGATATTGGAAAATGGTTCGAGAACTTTATGGATTGGATCGCAAACCTCTTTAAACCAAGGACGAAAAAACCATTTAGAAAGGTACATCGAACGCGACATACATCTTCGAAACCCGCTAAGAATCAGGATCAAAAATCCGATTATCAAAAAAAGGTAGATTCTATCCTGGATAAAATAAGTCAGAGTGGCTATGAAAGTTTGACCAAAGCAGAAAAAGACTTTCTTTTTAAAGCTGGAAAGGACGACTGA